The following proteins come from a genomic window of Candidatus Eisenbacteria bacterium:
- a CDS encoding (4Fe-4S)-binding protein, which yields MKTPIQEYKTDEIIVRFDPRICIHSGVCVMGLRAVFDVEKRPWVNVEGASAEAIAEQIKRCPSGALSFELRKK from the coding sequence ATGAAGACGCCTATCCAGGAGTACAAGACCGACGAGATCATCGTCCGCTTCGATCCGAGGATTTGTATCCACTCGGGAGTCTGCGTGATGGGATTGAGGGCGGTATTCGACGTCGAGAAGCGCCCGTGGGTGAACGTCGAGGGCGCTTCCGCCGAGGCGATCGCCGAGCAGATCAAGCGCTGCCCGTCGGGCGCGCTGAGCTTCGAGCTTCGGAAGAAGTAA
- a CDS encoding ester cyclase, whose translation MSFRVVAAQFAAALALAAILVSASCGPTADPKLAKYEADERAVQAHLATFDELDFDVFTHQKWDRLPESHSKDIIVHWPDGRQTKGLEAHIEDLKGIFIHAPDTRIQVHPVKFGSGDWTSVTGIMEGTFTKPMPIGNGKSLPPSGKRFTIAMCTVGHWKDGVMDEEYLFWDNLTYMKQLGLLK comes from the coding sequence ATGTCATTCCGGGTCGTCGCAGCTCAATTCGCCGCGGCTCTAGCCCTCGCGGCAATCCTCGTATCCGCATCGTGCGGGCCTACCGCCGATCCAAAACTGGCGAAATACGAAGCCGATGAGCGGGCCGTCCAGGCCCACCTTGCCACGTTCGACGAGCTGGATTTCGATGTCTTTACGCACCAGAAATGGGACCGGTTGCCTGAAAGCCACTCCAAGGACATCATCGTGCACTGGCCTGACGGACGCCAAACCAAGGGCCTCGAGGCGCACATCGAGGATCTGAAGGGGATTTTCATCCACGCGCCCGACACCCGGATCCAGGTCCATCCGGTGAAATTCGGCTCCGGCGACTGGACGAGCGTGACCGGCATCATGGAAGGGACCTTCACGAAGCCCATGCCGATCGGCAACGGAAAGTCGCTTCCCCCGTCCGGCAAGCGATTCACGATCGCGATGTGCACCGTCGGGCACTGGAAGGACGGTGTGATGGACGAGGAATACCTGTTCTGGGACAACTTGACCTACATGAAACAGCTCGGACTGCTTAAATGA